In Cupriavidus basilensis, one genomic interval encodes:
- the hisC gene encoding histidinol-phosphate transaminase yields the protein MAEQGKQFGPEYVRAISPYVAGKPISEVAREFGLDESTIVKLASNENPLGMPESARTAIAAAVADLGRYPDANGFALKGALSARFDVPADWLTLGNGSNDILEIAAHALVKPGESIVYAEHSFAVYALATQEVGARAIEVKARDYGHDLDAMAGAIAPDTRLVFVANPNNPTGTFLPAAEIEAFLAKVPADVVVVLDEAYNEYLDDAQQYDSIAWVRKYPNLLVSRTFSKAYGLAGLRIGYAVAQPALTDLLNRIRQPFNVNSLAQAAAVAALGDTAFLQRSAELNRAGKAQLVAAFDRLGLQYVPSSGNFVLVRVGQDDGAGARVNLALLKQGVIVRPVGNYNLPQWLRITIGLPEENAAFIAALEKALK from the coding sequence ATGGCGGAGCAGGGCAAGCAGTTCGGTCCCGAGTATGTGCGGGCGATTTCCCCGTACGTGGCGGGCAAGCCGATTTCCGAAGTGGCACGCGAATTTGGCCTGGACGAGTCCACCATCGTCAAGCTGGCCTCGAACGAGAATCCGCTCGGCATGCCCGAATCGGCCCGGACCGCCATCGCTGCCGCCGTGGCCGACCTGGGCCGATACCCGGACGCGAACGGCTTCGCCTTGAAGGGCGCGCTGTCGGCCCGCTTCGACGTGCCGGCCGACTGGCTCACGCTGGGCAACGGCAGCAACGATATCCTGGAAATCGCGGCGCATGCGCTGGTCAAGCCGGGCGAGTCGATCGTCTATGCCGAGCATTCTTTCGCGGTGTACGCGCTGGCCACGCAGGAAGTCGGCGCGCGTGCCATCGAGGTCAAGGCGCGCGACTACGGCCACGATCTCGACGCCATGGCCGGGGCCATTGCCCCGGACACGCGCCTGGTCTTTGTCGCCAATCCCAACAACCCGACCGGCACCTTTCTGCCGGCCGCCGAGATCGAGGCCTTCCTGGCCAAGGTTCCGGCCGATGTGGTGGTGGTGCTGGACGAGGCCTACAACGAATACCTGGACGACGCGCAGCAGTACGATTCGATCGCCTGGGTTCGCAAGTATCCCAACCTGCTGGTGTCGCGCACCTTCTCCAAGGCGTATGGCCTGGCCGGGCTGCGCATTGGCTACGCCGTGGCGCAGCCTGCGCTGACCGATCTGCTCAACCGCATTCGCCAACCCTTCAATGTCAACAGCCTGGCCCAGGCAGCGGCGGTGGCGGCGCTGGGCGATACGGCCTTCCTGCAGCGCAGCGCCGAGCTCAATCGTGCCGGCAAGGCGCAACTGGTGGCGGCGTTCGACCGGCTTGGCCTGCAGTACGTGCCGTCCTCGGGCAATTTCGTGCTGGTGCGCGTGGGCCAGGACGATGGCGCCGGCGCGCGCGTCAACCTGGCGCTGCTCAAGCAGGGCGTGATCGTACGGCCGGTGGGCAATTACAACCTGCCGCAATGGCTGCGTATCACCATCGGCCTGCCCGAGGAAAACGCGGCGTTTATCGCGGCGCTGGAAAAGGCCCTCAAGTAA
- a CDS encoding prephenate dehydrogenase yields the protein MTVPASAPFFSRVVIVGVGLIGGSLALALKRAGAVGTVVGVGRSQASLERALKLGVIDEAATLEDAAKGASMIVLCAPVAQTFALLHALEPHLEPATIITDAGSTKSDVIMAAKTALGDKAAQFVPAHPIAGRELHGVEAALDDLYVGKKVVLCPLQENTRIDVAAVRAMWETAGAQCSVMSAVQHDAVFAAVSHLPHLLSYALVAQVANAEDAALKLDFAGGGFRDFTRIAASSPEMWRDICVGNREAMLSELSTYQAMLAHLKTLIENSNGEGLERIFQRASQVRQQWGAQRAPAVNAEP from the coding sequence GTGACCGTTCCCGCGTCCGCTCCATTTTTTTCCCGTGTCGTCATTGTCGGCGTCGGCCTGATCGGCGGCTCGCTGGCACTCGCGCTCAAGCGCGCGGGTGCGGTCGGCACGGTGGTCGGCGTCGGCCGCTCGCAAGCTTCGCTCGAGCGTGCGCTCAAGCTGGGCGTGATCGACGAGGCGGCCACGCTGGAAGACGCCGCCAAGGGTGCCAGCATGATCGTGCTGTGCGCGCCGGTGGCGCAGACCTTTGCGCTGCTCCATGCACTTGAGCCGCATCTTGAGCCAGCGACGATCATCACGGATGCCGGCAGCACCAAGTCCGACGTCATCATGGCGGCCAAGACCGCGCTGGGCGACAAGGCGGCCCAGTTCGTGCCGGCGCATCCGATTGCCGGGCGCGAGCTGCATGGCGTGGAAGCGGCGCTGGACGATCTCTATGTTGGCAAGAAAGTCGTGCTGTGCCCGCTGCAGGAGAATACCCGCATTGATGTGGCCGCCGTGCGCGCCATGTGGGAGACCGCGGGCGCCCAGTGCAGCGTGATGTCGGCCGTGCAGCACGATGCCGTGTTTGCCGCCGTCAGCCATTTGCCGCACCTGCTGTCCTATGCGCTCGTGGCCCAGGTGGCCAACGCTGAAGACGCGGCGCTCAAGCTCGATTTCGCGGGTGGCGGCTTCCGGGATTTCACCCGGATCGCGGCGTCGTCGCCGGAGATGTGGCGCGATATCTGCGTTGGCAACCGCGAGGCGATGTTGAGCGAGCTCAGCACCTACCAGGCCATGCTGGCGCATCTGAAGACCCTGATCGAAAACAGCAATGGCGAGGGCCTGGAACGTATTTTCCAGCGCGCCAGCCAGGTGCGGCAGCAATGGGGCGCGCAGCGTGCGCCGGCTGTCAACGCCGAGCCCTGA
- the aroA gene encoding 3-phosphoshikimate 1-carboxyvinyltransferase — translation MEHLTLGPFTRASGTVRLPGSKSISNRVLLLAALAEGETRVCDLLDSDDTRVMLQALRTLGVEWRQEEGACVVRGVGGKFPNKAAELFMGNAGTAIRPLTAALALQGGSYKLSGVPRMHERPIGDLVDGLRQIGASVAYLGTEGYPPLQISPARIRIDAPIRVRGDVSSQFLTALLMALPLADAPGDTIEIEVVGELISKPYVEITLNLLARFGIEIRREGWSRFILPARAAYRSPGEIFVEGDASSASYFLAAGAIGGGPLRVEGVGMASIQGDVKFAEALNRMGANVMAGANWIEVRGTERDDGRLNGIELDCNHIPDAAMTLAVAALFAEGPTTLTNIASWRVKETDRISAMATELRKLGVEVEEGADYLKVTPPAQSAWQTPAAGIDTYDDHRMAMCFSLAAFGPLPVRINEPGCVAKTFPDYFEVFGAVAR, via the coding sequence ATGGAACATCTCACGCTCGGTCCCTTCACTCGCGCTTCGGGCACGGTTCGCCTGCCGGGTTCCAAGAGCATCTCGAACCGGGTGCTGCTGCTGGCGGCGCTGGCCGAGGGCGAGACCCGTGTGTGCGACCTGCTCGACTCGGATGACACGCGCGTGATGCTGCAGGCGCTACGCACGCTGGGCGTGGAGTGGCGCCAGGAGGAAGGCGCTTGCGTGGTGCGCGGCGTGGGCGGCAAATTCCCCAACAAGGCTGCCGAGCTGTTCATGGGCAATGCGGGTACGGCCATTCGCCCGCTGACCGCGGCGCTGGCGCTGCAGGGCGGGAGCTACAAGCTGTCCGGCGTGCCGCGCATGCATGAGCGGCCGATTGGCGATCTGGTCGATGGTCTGCGCCAGATTGGCGCGAGCGTCGCCTACCTCGGCACCGAGGGCTATCCGCCCCTGCAGATTTCTCCCGCACGGATTCGCATCGATGCGCCGATCCGCGTGCGTGGCGACGTATCCAGCCAGTTCCTGACCGCGTTGCTGATGGCCTTGCCGCTGGCCGATGCACCTGGCGACACCATCGAGATCGAAGTGGTGGGCGAGCTGATTTCCAAGCCCTATGTGGAGATCACGCTCAACCTGCTGGCGCGTTTTGGCATCGAGATCCGGCGCGAGGGCTGGTCGCGCTTCATCCTGCCGGCCCGCGCGGCATACCGCTCACCAGGTGAGATTTTTGTCGAGGGAGACGCGTCATCGGCCTCCTATTTCCTGGCTGCGGGCGCCATCGGCGGTGGCCCGCTGCGGGTCGAGGGCGTGGGCATGGCCAGTATCCAGGGCGACGTCAAGTTTGCCGAGGCGCTTAACCGCATGGGCGCCAACGTGATGGCCGGCGCCAACTGGATCGAGGTCCGCGGCACCGAGCGCGACGATGGCCGCTTGAACGGCATCGAGCTGGACTGCAACCATATTCCGGACGCTGCCATGACCCTGGCGGTGGCGGCGCTGTTCGCCGAGGGGCCTACCACGCTAACCAATATCGCCAGCTGGCGGGTCAAGGAAACCGACCGCATCAGCGCCATGGCCACCGAGTTGCGCAAGCTGGGCGTCGAAGTGGAGGAGGGTGCGGATTACCTGAAGGTGACGCCACCGGCCCAATCCGCCTGGCAGACCCCGGCCGCCGGCATCGATACTTACGATGACCACCGCATGGCGATGTGCTTTTCGCTGGCGGCGTTCGGTCCGCTGCCGGTGCGCATCAACGAGCCAGGCTGCGTTGCAAAGACGTTCCCGGATTACTTCGAGGTGTTTGGCGCGGTGGCGCGCTGA
- a CDS encoding DUF2061 domain-containing protein, which produces MAKTLSFGIMHVVIAFGVTYALTGNLAVSGAVTFIEPAVNTVAHYFFDRYWERREPGAKHKTLPQTGRGGDDLPLAA; this is translated from the coding sequence ATGGCTAAGACCCTGTCATTCGGCATCATGCACGTTGTGATTGCCTTTGGCGTCACTTATGCGCTGACCGGCAATCTGGCGGTCAGCGGCGCCGTGACGTTCATCGAGCCGGCAGTCAACACTGTCGCGCATTACTTCTTCGACCGCTACTGGGAACGGCGCGAACCCGGGGCGAAGCACAAGACCCTGCCCCAGACCGGGCGCGGCGGCGATGACCTGCCACTGGCCGCGTGA
- the cmk gene encoding (d)CMP kinase, producing the protein MTIVDVITIDGPTASGKGTVAHKVADALSFHLLDSGALYRLVALASERAGIDMQDVEGLASLAARLDVKFGPDRVWLRGEEVSLAIRAEATGNRASSIAVHQPVRDALTALQRGFRKLPGLVADGRDMGTVIFPDARLKVFLTASVEARARRRYKQLIDKGISANIEDLLRDLESRDQRDRSRAAAPLRPAEDAHLLDTSDMTVDQAVAQVLQWYGAPGS; encoded by the coding sequence ATGACTATCGTCGACGTCATCACCATCGACGGGCCCACCGCATCGGGAAAGGGCACCGTAGCGCACAAGGTGGCCGACGCGCTCAGCTTCCATTTGCTGGACAGCGGGGCGTTGTACCGCCTGGTGGCGCTCGCCAGCGAGCGTGCGGGCATCGACATGCAGGATGTGGAGGGGCTGGCCAGCCTGGCTGCCCGCCTCGATGTGAAGTTCGGGCCTGACCGTGTCTGGCTGCGCGGCGAGGAGGTCAGCCTGGCCATCCGCGCGGAAGCCACCGGCAACCGGGCCTCTTCGATCGCCGTCCACCAGCCGGTGCGTGACGCCCTGACGGCGCTGCAGCGCGGTTTTCGCAAGCTGCCCGGCCTGGTTGCCGACGGCCGCGACATGGGCACCGTGATTTTCCCGGATGCCCGGCTGAAGGTGTTCCTGACGGCAAGTGTCGAAGCGCGCGCTCGCAGGCGCTATAAACAATTGATTGATAAGGGAATTTCTGCTAATATCGAAGACCTTTTGCGAGACCTTGAGTCGCGCGACCAGCGGGATCGTTCCCGCGCGGCCGCGCCGCTGCGTCCCGCAGAGGATGCGCACTTGCTCGATACCTCCGACATGACGGTGGATCAGGCGGTGGCGCAGGTGCTGCAATGGTATGGCGCGCCGGGTTCCTGA
- the rpsA gene encoding 30S ribosomal protein S1, with amino-acid sequence MSDLQTNESFAALFEESVARSNMKAGEVISAEVVRIDHNFVVVNAGLKSEAFVPVEEFLNDQGELEVQAGDYVSVAIDALENGYGDTILSRDKAKRLASWLNLEKALEDGEIISGTVTGKVKGGLTVMVNGIRAFLPGSLVDVRPIKDTTPYEGKTLEFKVIKLDRKRNNVVLSRRAVVEATLGEERQKLMETLKEGAIVNGIVKNITDYGAFVDLGGIDGLLHITDLAWRRVRHPSEVLSVGQEITAKILKFDQEKNRVSLGVKQLGEDPWVGISRRYPQSTRLFGKVTNLTDYGAFVEIEAGIEGLVHVSEMDWTNKNVAPSKVVQLGDEVEVMVLDIDEDKRRISLGMKQCKANPWDDFSRNHKKGDKLGGQIKSITDFGVFIGLPGGIDGLVHLSDLSWQETGEEAVRKYKKGDEVEAVVLGIDVDKERISLGIKQLSGDPFNNFISANDKGSLVNGTIKTVDAKGAVVQLADDVEGYLRASEISADRVEDARNVLKEGEQITALVVNVDRKSRNINLSIKAKDNVEQQEAMQKFAADTGTAGTTNLGALLKAKLGQDNQ; translated from the coding sequence ATGTCCGACCTGCAAACTAACGAATCCTTTGCCGCACTGTTCGAGGAATCCGTCGCCCGCTCCAATATGAAGGCTGGCGAAGTGATTTCCGCTGAAGTCGTGCGCATCGACCACAATTTCGTGGTCGTCAACGCCGGCCTCAAATCGGAAGCCTTTGTGCCGGTGGAGGAGTTCCTGAACGACCAGGGCGAACTCGAAGTGCAGGCCGGCGACTACGTCTCCGTGGCCATCGACGCGCTCGAGAACGGCTATGGCGACACGATTCTGTCCCGCGACAAGGCCAAGCGCCTGGCATCGTGGCTGAACCTCGAGAAGGCGCTGGAAGACGGCGAAATCATCTCGGGCACGGTCACGGGCAAGGTCAAGGGCGGCCTGACCGTCATGGTCAACGGCATCCGCGCGTTCCTGCCGGGCTCGCTGGTCGACGTGCGTCCGATCAAGGACACCACGCCGTACGAAGGCAAGACCCTGGAATTCAAGGTCATCAAGCTGGACCGCAAGCGCAACAACGTGGTGCTGTCGCGCCGCGCCGTTGTGGAAGCGACCCTGGGCGAAGAGCGCCAGAAGCTGATGGAAACCCTGAAGGAAGGCGCCATCGTCAACGGTATCGTCAAGAACATCACGGACTACGGCGCATTCGTGGACCTGGGTGGCATCGACGGCCTGCTGCACATCACCGACCTGGCATGGCGTCGTGTGCGTCACCCGAGCGAAGTGCTGTCGGTTGGCCAGGAAATCACCGCCAAGATCCTCAAGTTCGACCAAGAGAAGAACCGCGTCTCGCTGGGCGTGAAGCAACTGGGCGAAGATCCGTGGGTCGGCATCTCGCGTCGTTACCCGCAAAGCACCCGCCTGTTCGGCAAGGTGACCAACCTGACCGACTACGGCGCATTCGTTGAAATCGAAGCCGGCATCGAAGGCCTGGTCCACGTTTCCGAAATGGACTGGACCAACAAGAACGTCGCTCCGTCGAAGGTTGTCCAGCTGGGCGACGAAGTCGAAGTCATGGTTCTGGATATCGACGAAGACAAGCGTCGTATCAGCCTGGGCATGAAGCAATGCAAGGCCAATCCGTGGGACGATTTCAGCCGTAACCACAAGAAGGGCGACAAGCTGGGCGGCCAGATCAAGTCGATCACCGACTTCGGCGTGTTCATCGGCCTGCCCGGTGGCATCGACGGCCTGGTGCACCTGTCCGACCTGTCCTGGCAAGAAACCGGCGAAGAAGCCGTGCGCAAGTACAAGAAGGGCGACGAAGTGGAAGCAGTGGTTCTGGGCATCGACGTCGACAAGGAACGCATCTCGCTGGGTATCAAGCAGCTGTCGGGCGACCCGTTCAACAACTTCATCTCGGCTAACGACAAGGGTTCCCTGGTCAACGGCACGATCAAGACTGTTGATGCCAAGGGCGCTGTCGTGCAACTGGCTGATGACGTCGAAGGCTACCTGCGCGCATCCGAAATCTCGGCTGACCGCGTGGAAGATGCTCGCAACGTGCTGAAGGAAGGCGAACAAATCACAGCCCTGGTTGTGAACGTCGACCGCAAGTCGCGCAACATCAACCTGTCGATCAAGGCCAAGGACAACGTCGAGCAGCAAGAAGCCATGCAAAAGTTCGCTGCCGACACCGGCACGGCTGGCACGACCAACCTGGGCGCGCTGCTGAAGGCGAAGCTCGGCCAGGACAACCAGTAA
- a CDS encoding integration host factor subunit beta — translation MTKSELVEKLAARFPQLLLRDADISVKTILDAMSEALADGHRIEIRGFGSFGLNRRPPRVGRNPKSGERVLVPEKRVPHFKAGKELRERVDRSPALPQAGSGGTGANANGSHVGNGNANGSTHGASNGHGATAGAGHVTAPGPALPAAAAGNALHDDGGLKLAQS, via the coding sequence ATGACCAAGTCCGAGCTTGTCGAAAAACTGGCTGCCCGGTTCCCGCAGCTGTTGCTGCGGGATGCGGACATCTCGGTGAAGACGATCCTCGACGCGATGTCCGAAGCGCTGGCTGATGGCCACCGCATCGAGATTCGCGGATTTGGCAGTTTTGGTCTGAACCGGCGTCCGCCGCGCGTGGGACGCAACCCCAAGTCCGGCGAACGTGTGCTGGTGCCCGAGAAACGGGTGCCGCACTTCAAGGCGGGCAAGGAGTTGCGTGAACGAGTCGATCGCAGCCCGGCGCTGCCGCAGGCAGGTAGCGGCGGCACCGGTGCCAATGCCAATGGAAGTCACGTTGGCAACGGCAATGCGAATGGCAGCACCCATGGCGCCAGTAATGGCCATGGCGCTACGGCTGGTGCGGGTCATGTGACCGCGCCTGGCCCGGCGTTGCCGGCAGCCGCTGCTGGCAACGCCTTGCATGATGATGGCGGGCTGAAGCTGGCCCAGTCCTGA
- a CDS encoding lipopolysaccharide assembly protein LapA domain-containing protein — protein sequence MKLVAWIIRIVLFALLFVLALRNTGDVSLQLFFDAVWRAPLILILLAAFGLGILAALAALAPVLMRQRMEAGRLRRALGEARSQSAESARDPQASAGSGIPYNVVGPKV from the coding sequence ATGAAACTTGTCGCCTGGATCATCCGCATCGTCCTGTTCGCGCTGCTGTTCGTGCTGGCGCTGCGCAATACCGGCGACGTCTCGCTGCAGCTCTTTTTTGATGCAGTCTGGCGCGCGCCGCTGATCCTGATCTTGCTGGCCGCGTTCGGGCTGGGCATCCTCGCCGCGCTCGCGGCACTGGCGCCCGTGCTGATGCGCCAGCGCATGGAGGCGGGCCGGCTGCGGCGTGCGCTGGGCGAGGCGCGCAGCCAGTCGGCGGAAAGTGCGCGCGACCCACAGGCCTCGGCAGGTTCCGGTATTCCTTACAACGTAGTTGGCCCGAAAGTCTGA
- the lapB gene encoding lipopolysaccharide assembly protein LapB, with translation MIFETWWLLALPLIFGLGWMAARFDARQLMSEQGALPRSYFKGLNFLLNEQPDQAIDAFIEVVRLDPETTELHFALGALFRRRGETERAIRVHQNLASRQDLPDAEREHALYELGQDFLRAGLLDRAEESLRRLMSGPYAAPAKHVLLELYEVEKEWKKAIDAARELQPLEQKDYSVQIAQFCCELAQDALQRKQPDDAIGWLQQAAKENPANVRAPMLLGDVAMAAGDAQGALGHWLGIEKQDASYLPLVADRVVKAYRQLGDDGRALEWLRGLLKTNLAAELLDSAYRAELEQHGAHAAAVLMREQLRRQPSLQALTKYFEAQAAEVAQASVAVTADAADAADGEPAGSAHDIEHEQEVSAIRDLLQHRTRNLARYTCRECGFRARLFYWQCPGCNRWETYAPRRSEALG, from the coding sequence ATGATTTTTGAAACCTGGTGGCTGCTGGCGCTGCCGCTCATTTTCGGCCTCGGCTGGATGGCTGCCCGCTTCGATGCGCGCCAGCTGATGAGCGAGCAGGGCGCGCTGCCGCGCTCCTATTTCAAGGGGCTGAATTTCCTGCTCAACGAGCAGCCCGACCAAGCCATCGACGCGTTCATCGAGGTGGTGCGCCTGGACCCCGAGACCACCGAGTTGCACTTTGCGCTCGGCGCTTTGTTTCGCCGGCGTGGGGAAACCGAACGTGCCATCCGCGTGCACCAGAACCTGGCTAGCCGCCAGGATCTTCCCGATGCCGAGCGCGAGCACGCACTCTATGAGCTGGGCCAGGATTTCCTGCGCGCCGGCCTGCTTGACCGCGCGGAGGAATCGCTGCGCCGGCTGATGTCGGGGCCGTACGCGGCCCCGGCCAAGCATGTGCTTCTGGAACTATACGAAGTCGAGAAAGAGTGGAAGAAAGCCATCGACGCGGCCCGCGAGCTGCAGCCGCTGGAGCAGAAGGACTACAGCGTGCAGATCGCGCAGTTCTGCTGCGAACTCGCGCAGGACGCGCTGCAGCGCAAGCAGCCCGATGACGCCATCGGCTGGCTGCAGCAGGCTGCCAAGGAAAACCCCGCCAATGTGCGTGCGCCGATGCTGCTGGGCGATGTGGCCATGGCCGCGGGCGACGCGCAAGGCGCGCTTGGCCACTGGCTGGGCATCGAGAAGCAGGATGCGTCTTACCTGCCGCTGGTGGCGGATCGCGTGGTCAAGGCGTACCGCCAGCTCGGCGACGATGGCCGGGCGCTGGAGTGGCTGCGTGGCCTGCTGAAGACGAACCTGGCTGCCGAGTTGCTTGATAGTGCCTATCGCGCCGAGCTGGAGCAGCACGGCGCGCATGCCGCGGCCGTGCTGATGCGCGAGCAACTGCGCCGGCAGCCGTCGTTGCAGGCCCTGACCAAGTATTTTGAGGCGCAGGCCGCCGAGGTCGCGCAAGCCAGCGTGGCTGTCACGGCCGATGCCGCTGATGCGGCTGACGGCGAGCCGGCAGGCTCCGCCCACGATATCGAGCATGAGCAGGAGGTGTCGGCGATTCGCGACCTGCTGCAGCACCGCACGCGTAACCTGGCGCGCTATACCTGCCGCGAGTGCGGTTTCCGCGCCCGGTTGTTCTATTGGCAGTGCCCTGGCTGCAACCGCTGGGAAACCTACGCACCGCGCCGTTCCGAGGCGCTCGGCTGA
- a CDS encoding UDP-glucose dehydrogenase family protein: MKVTIIGSGYVGLVTGACLAELGNDVFCLDVDERKIAMLNAGGVPIYEPGLKELIQRNREAGRLTFSTDVAASVEHADVQFIAVGTPPDEDGSADLQYVLAAARNIGKYMTGFKVVVDKSTVPVGTGDRVAEAIREELAARGLEDLQFSVVSNPEFLKEGAAVEDFMRPDRIVLGCNADVAGRHAKAIMRQLYAPFNRNHERTFYMDVRSAEFTKYAANSMLATRISFMNELANLADEVGADIELVRMGIGSDPRIGYSFLYAGAGYGGSCFPKDVQALMRTASAHGKPMRVLEAVEAVNDAQKQVLADKVVRRFGEDLTGRTFAIWGLAFKPNTDDMREAPSRVLAQALVSRGASLRVHDPISMAEAKHALALDLAHIDDGFARVHFSDTQMDTLDGADALVIVTEWKVFRSPDFNQIKRRLKAPVIFDGRNLYEPEAMQEAGIEYHAIGRPTTTR, encoded by the coding sequence ATGAAAGTCACCATTATCGGCAGCGGCTACGTCGGTCTAGTGACCGGGGCCTGCCTGGCTGAACTGGGCAACGACGTGTTTTGCCTGGACGTCGACGAACGCAAGATCGCGATGCTCAATGCAGGCGGCGTGCCAATCTACGAACCGGGCTTGAAAGAGCTGATCCAGCGTAACCGCGAGGCTGGCCGGCTGACTTTTTCCACCGATGTGGCGGCCAGCGTGGAGCATGCCGACGTGCAGTTCATCGCTGTTGGCACGCCGCCCGATGAGGATGGCTCCGCCGACCTGCAATATGTGCTGGCGGCGGCCCGCAATATCGGCAAGTACATGACCGGCTTCAAGGTAGTGGTGGACAAGTCCACCGTGCCGGTTGGCACCGGCGATCGTGTCGCCGAAGCCATTCGTGAAGAGCTGGCCGCGCGCGGCCTCGAAGACTTGCAGTTCTCGGTGGTCTCGAATCCGGAATTCCTGAAGGAAGGCGCCGCGGTAGAGGACTTCATGCGTCCCGACCGTATCGTGCTGGGCTGCAATGCCGACGTGGCAGGCCGGCATGCCAAGGCGATCATGCGCCAGCTCTACGCGCCCTTCAACCGCAATCACGAGCGTACGTTCTATATGGACGTGCGCTCGGCCGAGTTCACCAAGTACGCCGCCAACTCGATGCTGGCCACGCGCATCTCGTTCATGAACGAGCTGGCGAACCTGGCCGATGAAGTCGGTGCCGATATCGAGCTGGTCCGCATGGGCATCGGGTCCGATCCGCGCATCGGCTATAGCTTCCTGTACGCCGGTGCCGGCTACGGCGGCTCGTGCTTCCCCAAGGATGTGCAGGCGCTGATGCGCACCGCCAGCGCGCATGGCAAGCCCATGCGCGTGCTGGAGGCGGTGGAAGCGGTCAACGACGCGCAAAAGCAGGTGCTGGCCGACAAGGTCGTGCGCCGCTTTGGCGAGGATCTCACCGGGCGCACCTTTGCGATCTGGGGCCTGGCCTTCAAGCCCAATACCGACGACATGCGCGAAGCGCCGTCACGGGTGCTGGCGCAAGCGCTGGTGTCGCGCGGCGCCTCGCTGCGCGTGCATGATCCGATCTCGATGGCCGAGGCCAAGCATGCGCTGGCCCTCGATCTCGCACACATCGATGATGGTTTTGCACGCGTGCATTTCAGCGACACGCAGATGGACACGCTCGACGGCGCCGATGCCCTGGTCATCGTCACGGAATGGAAGGTGTTCCGCAGCCCGGATTTCAACCAGATCAAGCGCCGCCTGAAGGCACCCGTCATCTTCGATGGACGCAATTTGTACGAGCCCGAAGCCATGCAGGAAGCGGGCATCGAATATCATGCGATCGGGCGGCCGACCACGACGCGCTGA